A window from Enterocloster bolteae encodes these proteins:
- a CDS encoding methionine ABC transporter ATP-binding protein, producing MEANNENPIIQLVGLGKQFQTMNGPVTALEDINLEIRYGEVFGIIGLSGAGKSTLVRCINYLEVPTSGKVVFEGKNLSVMKDREKRLARQSMGMIFQQFNLLSQRNVLQNVCFPLEIAGVSKAEAKKRAEELLTLVGLEVRMKAYPAQLSGGQKQRVAIARAMATNPKVLLCDEATSALDPNTTKSILELLKKINREMGITVIVITHEMAVIEAICDRVAIIDHSHIAEVGNVSDIFSGPKSDIGRQLILGDVAEQNLSFGNSRQIRIIFDGRESSEPVIANMVLACKVPVNIMHADTRDIEGKAMGQMIIQLPEDDTDAGRICNYLKTANVKFEEVR from the coding sequence ATGGAAGCAAATAACGAAAATCCCATCATTCAGCTGGTGGGGCTGGGGAAACAGTTCCAGACCATGAATGGTCCGGTTACTGCCCTGGAGGATATCAATTTGGAAATCCGGTATGGAGAGGTGTTCGGTATCATCGGCCTGTCCGGTGCGGGTAAGAGTACCCTGGTGCGGTGCATCAATTATCTGGAAGTGCCCACTTCGGGAAAGGTCGTATTTGAAGGAAAAAACCTGTCTGTGATGAAGGACAGGGAAAAGCGTCTGGCCAGGCAGTCCATGGGCATGATTTTCCAGCAGTTTAACCTGCTGTCCCAGAGAAATGTGCTTCAGAATGTATGCTTTCCACTGGAAATTGCAGGGGTATCCAAGGCCGAGGCCAAAAAGCGGGCAGAGGAGCTTTTAACACTGGTGGGTCTGGAGGTCCGGATGAAGGCATATCCGGCGCAGCTTTCAGGCGGACAGAAACAGAGGGTAGCCATTGCCAGGGCCATGGCAACGAACCCAAAGGTCCTTCTGTGTGACGAGGCCACCAGCGCGCTGGACCCCAACACGACCAAATCTATTTTGGAACTGCTTAAGAAGATAAACCGGGAGATGGGAATTACTGTCATTGTCATTACCCATGAGATGGCGGTTATTGAGGCCATATGCGACAGAGTGGCTATCATAGACCACAGCCATATTGCAGAAGTGGGAAATGTGTCCGATATCTTTTCCGGCCCCAAATCCGATATCGGCCGTCAGCTGATTCTGGGGGATGTGGCTGAGCAGAACTTAAGCTTTGGCAATTCCCGCCAGATCCGCATTATTTTTGACGGAAGAGAGTCTTCTGAGCCCGTAATCGCCAACATGGTGCTGGCCTGTAAGGTTCCGGTGAATATCATGCATGCGGACACCAGGGATATTGAAGGCAAGGCCATGGGACAGATGATCATACAGCTTCCGGAGGACGATACGGATGCCGGCAGGATTTGTAACTATCTGAAAACAGCCAATGTAAAGTTCGAGGAGGTGCGGTGA